AGGCTGTGGGGGCGAAGACGAGTTCGCATCCCTTGAGGCGTTTGAGTTGGGCCAGGAATGTTCCCAGTTGCTGGCTGCGCGGGGATGCTATGACGATGAGCATGTGTGCTTCTCCGATGTGTGGCGGATGGGTGATGAAGGAGATGGCGGCACGGTGGTTATCCCGAGTTCCTGCCGCAGCATGAGCCGGGTCCGGCACAACCCGGGTGGCCGGGCGTGGAGCCGCAGCAACCCGTGTCGCCTGGGCCGGGGAGAGACTGTGCGCTTTTTCCGGTCAGGGAACTGGTGGCGGACATTGCCCGTCGGGTGCTCTTGCTGCCGCACTGGGGGCACAGCACCGGGGCGTCGCTGTGCAGGACGATGACCTCGCCGTCATAACCGCACTCCGTGCAGAGAACGTCGTAGATAGGCATGGCTTTCCTCCGTGTGGTTATGGCGCGGGGACGGTCCTTTGGTGGCCCGTCCCCGGCGATAAAACCTCTATTGGCCGCCGCCGCAGGTGAATTCCTGGGTGAAGCGGGGCAGGGAGCCTTCGATAAAGGCCCGAATGGCTGCGGCGACAGTGGCCGTTCCGTTGCCGTGATAAACGTCGATGCCTACCTGGTTGAACCCCATGAGCGGGCGCATGCCCATGCCGCCGGAGATGAGTACCTTGATGTCGTTTTGGGCCAGATGG
This genomic stretch from Pseudodesulfovibrio alkaliphilus harbors:
- a CDS encoding FmdB family zinc ribbon protein, with the protein product MPIYDVLCTECGYDGEVIVLHSDAPVLCPQCGSKSTRRAMSATSSLTGKSAQSLPGPGDTGCCGSTPGHPGCAGPGSCCGRNSG
- a CDS encoding NifB/NifX family molybdenum-iron cluster-binding protein; its protein translation is MNTLVALPTVAPGGMDASIDAHFGHCDIYTVVEIEDGKIKDVRTLPNVPHQQGGCMAPVNHLAQNDIKVLISGGMGMRPLMGFNQVGIDVYHGNGTATVAAAIRAFIEGSLPRFTQEFTCGGGQ